In Scophthalmus maximus strain ysfricsl-2021 chromosome 13, ASM2237912v1, whole genome shotgun sequence, the genomic window ggtttgagtttttttacacttttttacATCACTTCAAAAGTTACATCTGCAATAAggtccacacacaaaaagtgcTTAACTAGTCACAGTGCTGAAAGTTGCTCCTCGTGATAATAACAGTGTAACTGTGACATGTACGATGTTCCTTATTCAAACCTGTGTCATAAATTATTGCTGCTTGAATGTCACAGGCAAAATCCTAAATGATGACACCCCACTGAAAGAGTACAACATCGACGAGAAAAACTTTGTGGTGGTCATGGTAACCAAGGTCAGTGTTTCTTCATGTCAAACTCAACTGCAGAGTTTTGTTATGtactttatatattatttacattaatACGCATTATTTCCTGTCCCTTTTCTGTTAATGGTTGCTGTTCAGCTACTGACAAGGGTAACCCAGGAATACTGGTGCTATGTTTCCATCTTTTGGACGAAGTTTCCACAACACATAtggaatattttatattaaattcaATTGCCAAAAACAAGAGCAGATGTTGGTCTTACTTGTTTTTTCATACTCTTTATTTAGCTAAAATGCAATGATTCATGGTACTTATTTCTTGGtgtaaaaaggaaatgaaaaatgtatgtatttaataataataaaaataattgtatttatttagcacctttcagaagcagcttcacaaagtgctttcacaaaaaaattactaattacagacaattaaaatcaacatGCCAACGACAATACGGTTTTCAGggcacatatctgtataaaaacagatataaaaggacaacatcacataaaagcaagtctgtAAAAATAGGCTTTTAAAAGTCGAGCCGGCTCGTAGGGGATCAGCATAGCTTGGAGCAAGACCAAGCTGAACTTTAAAGGTGATtagtaaaatcttaaaatcaattctaaagCGAACTGGGAGCCAATGAAATGAAGCTAGAACTGGGGTTATGTGATGCCGTAGAGTTCTCCCACCCCATCCAATTCCCAGAAAGCAGGGGCTGGCTCGCCATTGCATTGCACAAACCGCTAGTACGGCACGTTGGCACGATGACCAACTATGTTTTGTGTCGTGAGCAGGAAACTGACCGGTTGTTGACCATCAAACCTTACAGCAGTGCATTCATGGTGCTCCGTGACTACAGCAAGGTGCTTCTGGGCCGAGGGGTATTACTCAGTGTGTTAGTGGTACTGTCAACAACATCAACCAGTGAAACAACTCTCTTGTACTGGTGTAATTAGTTATGTGGAAATGTACAGTACTCTTAATTTACCGTGTGAAACATCATAGTACAAGTATGAGGAGGGAGTTATtgaaattgcttttatttagttattataTGACCGATATGGACATTTAACCGATTATAAACAGTCTGGTGTAGTTGAGTGAAATGAACAATGCAGTGTTGCTGCCTGTTTTACCATGATGTCCAAACTACTAATGATCATTTCTCTAATCTCTTTTCAGCCTAAACCAGTCCCTCTTCCACAAGAAACCCCCCAGCCAACCCCCCAgtcagctgcagcctcagcaaCAGCCTCAGCAACAGCCTCAGCAACAGCCTCAGCACCAGCCTCAGCAACAGCCTCCGGGCCTGCACAGGCGTCCTGCGTGCcgacacacacagtgtcttcAACTACGCCTGCCCCACAGTCAGCGCATCCCTCTGAATCCCCGTCCTCAGCCCCAGTCCCAGACGACACAGCGCCAGCTTCTGCTGAAGCGTCAGTAGCTCTGGACTCTGCTGCAGCCCCAGACTCAGCTCCAGCTCTGGGTCCGGCTGCCACTCCAGCCTCTGCCCCAGCTCTGGGTCCGGCTGCCACTCCAGCCTCTGCCCCAGCTCCAGCCTCTGAAACTGTTCAGACACCCTCAACCACTGCAGACCCCCCCACCGCTACGCAGTCGGAAGACAATCCAAGGGAAAACCCTGAGAATCAACCGTCTGTCACGACACCAGTGCGCTCCTCTGCTTCCAGGTTTGAGGAAATGTTTATGTTCTCAAAATGAGTAAGAAATTAGTTAAGTATGCAGTCGTAGCTAGATAAAATGACAGCCATTACCTTATGAGAGAGTGGCGCAGTTTTTCTCCAGGTACGACCGGGTTTCTCCCTTAGTCGAAAGAAAGGCAGGTTGATTGTAGTTAGTTTCTACATGTGTAAGTATGAATGGtggtttgtgtctgtatgttgaccctgtgatggactggtgacctgtccagtgTGTACCACACCTCTGGCCCAattcaatgtatttatttgtatagcgccaaaccaaaacatacatcatctcaaggctccttacatagtaaggtcaatattacagaaaaacacaaaagttccCACAGTGAGCAGCACAATGTCGCtggggattggctccagccccatGCGACCTTCAAATGATAAACTAATGAAATCATGTAAGACTTTTGCAACAGTCCTGTTCATTCATGGCAGGAAATATGAGTAACTTTACAGTGCATATCGTAGTTGGTCATGACCGTAGCATGGAGGATGATGGGGATCAGTCTTCCACTGTGGTCCAGACTGTAATGTGTCAACAGGCTTTTGAAGAATCTCACTTGGTACAGaccatagactgaatataaagatggacaacatgagtgaagccaaatcatcattatcgccccctagtggctggctgcagtatagtacataaaccccgcctcctccatgtttgtgGGCGGGGCATGgaccaaactttaaaaaagttttttttccaaagatggtttctgtcattttaagtagttcttatcacactgacgTACGTttaagtgttcatgtttctgataagtttggttttcattagtAATGTGATGTGTGAGGTGACTCGCCATTGGCCGAGCGAGTGTTTCGGCAGGACCTCGATATCGTGGCTCCACTCCCGGAtcactactgcgcagactctggctccaaattaGCCAAAACATATCTGAGatatttcagcttcattttGGTACAATGGGAGAGGTGGAGATGCTACAGTCATTCAGCCTTACCTCACTTCATGAATGCTCACGTTTCCTCTTTCTTCGTTATCAGGTCAAAACTTCATTTTGGTTAATGAGCGAAAATCTCAAAAACATATGACTGACATCTGCAGTTTGTGTTTAGCACTAATTAACAAATGTTAGCATTCTGACATTTGCATCAACACAGCTTGGTTGTGATAGTTTGTGCTCTGGAATATgtattcactgttttttttctatgtttatTTGTGGCAGCCTTGTCGATGAACTGGGACTCCTTGAAGAAGCAGCATCAATACTGGGTAATACATCTGTCACTTTTATTCTCTTTGTTATACATGAAAAAATTTAACTGGTTAGAGTTAGTTGCCTGGTTGATAGAGTTTGCATCACAAACTACTCCTGTAATTCTCTGAGTGAGGCCAGAGGAAAACCATGCCAGTGTTTAAATAAGAATGTGATCAGTCTGTCCAGTTTTCATCTGTACAGACTGATCATGTTCTTAtttaggagaggagagaaacataAATGATAACAGAACAGTAGAGACTCGCACtgagctgaaatgaaatgaactgtggtaggggaaacactgcatcaagacacatttcacacacactgctggagcCAGCACGGCTTTCTGCGAGGGTCGGTGCTTCAGTGCACTTGTAGGATGTGTGGTCCAGCCATGTCTAGAGACCCAGCTCCTCTAGTTTCACTGCAATGCACATAAATGAGCCGTCACCAGTTGACTGGTGTTCAGTCTGAAACTTGTCAGCATCTTCTATCACCGCTAAAGTGTACGTCAGTATAATATCAGGTAAGCAGCTGGGGATCACAGGGGTTTTAAAGTAATCATGTTAACCAAAAGTTCACCTTTTACAGCAGAAATGTGCTGTTCTTGAACACAACATGATGAATTTTTTCGTCAAATCAGCTTACAGTATTCAGGTCAGGTGACACAACATTCTGTGACTCTGTTCAGCAGGAGGTGTGTTGTCTGGGAGGGAATCTCAACTCTTTTGAGGAAGCTTCTCTACGTCGTAAAGCATCAAAGCtttgaggaaagaaagaacagagaCGTGTAGTGTGCCGCAGAATTGACGGCAGCCAGTCAAcaatgcatatactgtatgcctAACAATGACTTTGGAAGTTGTGTTGGATGTTCTGATCATTCTTGAACATTGTACAGTATCATGTAATCATTTGAATGGGCTCAATTGTAATTTATCAGAAAGAAATCAGAAATGCAACAGGATTTGGGGGATTTGTTTGTGAGCTTGAGTAAGAGTGTATTCATGCTTTCACTGaaggttttaataaaaaacagattttccagTAAGGCCTCATGCAGCTGTTGTTGCCATGGGTACTTATATTTCAAACTATGGCATAAAAGATGGGGCTAATCTGGATATTAATAGACAAGAttctattaataataaatgagaaCAAATCTATCAATTAATGGGATAGGGAAAAACATGAAAGCTCCACCTCATGAGTGCAAAGAACACTGAACCTTATGATTAAAAAGACAGGAGTGATTAAAATGACAGGATTGAAACAAGTAGCTCTTTAGGGTGAAGTGCTTCAGTGTTTGAGTGACTGATATGCACATGTGCAAAATGTTCCCACTCTGTTGATCTTCTCTTTCCACCATGATATATCTCCACCGCTTCTTCATGTCCCTTTAACCTTGCGGGTTATGTGATTGTGCCAAATGTTTGAACAGTTCAAACCCCTCCCCACCGCCACGGTGGttcagtgacgtcatcagtcACGTGGCAGAGTCAGTTTGAGCCAAGCTTCGGGGTCTTTCTTCAAAAGGTCAATCACGGGAGTCATCTTTAAAAATGGATACTTCAATGATCAACCTGTTAACGTAACGTAGTAAATAAAGCATGTTTTTCAGCATCCAGCGGTTGGATTCAGATGTTCCAGGAATTCCTAGCAGCTTATGCAGCATGAACCAGAATGCGTTTTACATACCAACTTATAGCAGTTGTGTTAGCCAGTCTAAGCCTTGTCACTTCATGCAGCTTCCCTTGACCTTGTctgttcttcctctgctgctctttccACAGTGACAGGTCCTGCCTATGAGAATCTGGTGTCAGAGATAATGTCTATGGGTTATGAGCGGGAGCAGGTGGTGTCTGCACTCAGAGCCAGTTACAACAACCCAGACCGAGCAGTGGAGTACCTACTCATGGTGAGCCTTTCACCGCCTTAGCTCCCTTCCCCACCTCACCCTGTGTTCTCGTTTGTGTAGTAAATGTTAATGTACTTTAGGGTATTCCAGCAGAGGCTAGTGAACTGCCACCTCAGGAGCCAGTAAGGCAAAGTGCTCCGTTGAACTCCCCGGACCCTGCTACAGAGCCACCACAGCAGCCCCCAGCAGCCTCCAACAGTAAGAGCATGTTTGttactgaagtgtgtgtgtgtgtgtgtgtgtgtgtgtgtgtgtgtgtgtgtgtgtgtgtgtgtgtgtgtgtgtgtgtgtgtgtgtgtgtgtgtgtgtgtgtgtgtgtgtgtgtgtgtgtgtgtgtgtgtgtgtgtgtgtgtgtgtgtgtgtgtgtggttaaaaaCCAATGTTGTCTCTGTCAGAAGAACATCTTACCGTTCTCCAAGAAAACATCTAGCATTTGTAAAGCTACTGGCCTGGGGGTTAATTCTTCTCTGGGTGAAGGAAAGATTCCATCAGAGAAGTTGAGATACAATCGTAAAAGCACAGGTAATTTAAAACCTGGACCTCCTTTTTAGATGTGCTTTAACTGGAATAACTACTTGCGTTTTTCCcttgctgttcacatatgacatACGCAgcagtcagacgcgttcacaccaacacaaaAGTTTCCGGAACCTCttgtggtgtctgggtagatCAACAGGTGCTTGGACATAACGATGATTCATAAACACGtccactcgctcactgtgaattttccagagattttcttgATGTATTTTCACAGGGGTTCAGTCTGAAATTTTCCAGAAATGCTAATAGGGAAACTGGAACgaaaagttcaagaaaatgtctggagcttctttattacattcattgagcagatgcttttgtccaaagcgatttacagccagtgcattcaaccatgaagatattacccaagaACCATTTATTTATAAGTGCAAGaatcataaacatttatcaaataggcagaacagcttcaagtgctcatttgagttttctttctttttttaaatttctttttaaataaattcagggagtaaaggtgcagtctgaacaggcgagttttcagtctgaacaggtgaggtTTCTGTCTGCGgcggaagcattgaagggtttctgttgtcctgatgtcaatatggagctcgttccaccattgaggaaccaggacagaaaactgACGGGATTTAGATTAGCATTGGCTCCACCCCTAGTAGTGAGGGAGTAGAAAAttgtttggcagtagcagagcagAGTGGATGGGCTGGGGTTTAAGGTTTGACTATGTgctggatgtaggaagggcctgagaTATTCGCAGCATGGTAGacgagtaccagtgccttgaatcggatttgagccaccaccggaagccagtgcaggAGCGGTGTAgtgctgcattctggatgagctgcagaggtcggatggctCCTGTCAGCAGACCAGCTAGGatggagttgcagtagtccaggcgtgagatgacaagagcctgcaccaatacatGCGTCGCCTTCTCGGTGAGGAAAggacgtatcctcctgatgttgtggaggatgaatctgcaggagcggatcgtcactgcaatgttggcagtgaaggacagctggtcatccagtgtcacaaccaggttccttgcagtttgagcagagagttctcaatggtgatggagaggtcgttggTGGGAGACACCTTCACTGGGAGGAGAAGCATCTcagtcttgtccagattgagcttcaggtggtgcgtcGACATCGATTGAGAaagccagacatgcagagatccGTGCTGCCACCTaagtttcagattgtggaatggaccacatgagttgggtgtcatctgcgtTGCTATGGTAGGAAAAGtcatgtgagtgaatgacagagcctaaAGACCTGGTGTACCTAAAGACCCCAGTGCCCTGCCTTGAATCCAGACTGGTGGGAGTCAAGAAGGTTGTTCTGGTGCAGATATGCAGAAAATTGAGTGAAGACAGCCAATCAAGTGTTTTAGAAAGAAATGGTAGAAGAGAAACCGTTCTGTAATATCTCATGTAAGATGGGTTGAGTGTGGGTTTCTTCAAAAGAGGATCATTCTTGCTGCTTTGAGAGTGTTGTGAAAGTAACCAGTTGTCAGAAAGGTATTGATGAGGTGGGTGAAGAAAAGGAGGGGGGTTAGGAGCAATAGACTGAAGAAGGTAGACGGGGTCAAAGTGGCAGGTGGTGGGGCTTTGAGAAGTGACTAGGGATAGTACCTCACTTGGGGGAGTGGTGAAAAAGAGaatagagaaggagatgaggaggagggtatAGGACAGGAAGTTTCAGTTCATTTGCAGACaattgtgttctcacatacagcccctctggaaaagttcagaaagATGTCTGGATTTCAGAgcctgtctgaaagcagcttaagtaGAATTTCAAAGTACTACTGAGCAAATACAATTCAAAGTTGCTACCATGACAGTGGGGGTTAGATGGTTGCACAGTGGAATACAGTTTTTGACCCTGACATTATGTTACTGGTAACTTTTCATCAGGAAAATAAGTAAGCGTGGCACAAAGCATAAACTAGCAACTTACATGAACTATTTTgataggtttaaaaaaaatctgggggAAAGAGGCTGCTAAAAGAATGATTCCTGTGACCCCTGGGGACTGTAAGCTCTTCCCATTGGCCCTCTGACCTGGGGTCCCCACAAGGGAGGTCTGCATAAATTTGAATTAGTATCGTGATTTGTCAGGCAATTAACTCACTGAACTATCCAGAAACAGGCATTTCCCATGTGgttattttgtctttaaactctcccacaaaatgttttctgttacactgaacaacaacagcagggcCAGTGTCTAGCAGTCAGCCTCCCGCTGCTGGTGGAGGCTCTGTCCCCTCAGCCAATCCTCTGGAGTTCCTAAGGAACCAGCCACAGTTCCAGCAGATGAGACAGATAATCCAGCAGAACCCGGCCCTCCTACCagccctgctgcagcagcttggCAGAGACAAcccgcagctgctgcaggtaccAAACCAGCACACTCACCCCTCACCATGACTTTCTGCCAGTCTGTTTCTACCAGAGCAGTGAGAGACTGTTCGCTCATGATGCTCATCATGTCAGCCTCGACATCGAAAGATTGAAAGGGCAATTTCCTCTTTTGCAATTTTCTAATAAACAACTGCACTTAGTAGagtgagaaaaacatgtttaatataACCTGTGTGCGtaatatcaaatcaaaatatacTTTTACCACAGGAtttgaaaatctgttttcaatctgtaatgaaaaacatactttattctgaaagtttAAATAGAAATTATTCCTCAAACGGTTCTTTTTGATACTCGATCAGAAagtatttcaatttaaatgGCCACTTTGTAGAAATACATGTTCTTTTGGTAGAAATTAAATAGAAcattcataattatgttttcattattatatagTTAGTATATAAGTaagaattgttgtttttgtaaccTTAGAATGAGCCAATGAATCTACATGATTCTGCCATGTTGcacctccatgtttctacagtagcccagagcagacaaacaaaaaacctgcTCAAGAGAGAacctttcacttttttattttacctggAGGCCACTGTAGGTTCTCCTACAGCAGGGGTGGACAACCATTCCAGCATAaagaccccccaaaaaaccccacaccaTTGCAAAGAGCCACATAGGATTGTGAGAGACTATGGTGGGTGAACATCAGACCCTGTAGGGGGGTCAGGGGggatttcaaagttaaatccatcaatctggtgaactttgacagcaatttatgtattataaattattatttatattatt contains:
- the rad23ab gene encoding RAD23 homolog A, nucleotide excision repair protein b isoform X1: MLTITLKTLQQQTFKIDVDPQVTVKMLKEKVEENRGKDAFPAAGQKLIYAGKILNDDTPLKEYNIDEKNFVVVMVTKPKPVPLPQETPQPTPQSAAASATASATASATASAPASATASGPAQASCVPTHTVSSTTPAPQSAHPSESPSSAPVPDDTAPASAEASVALDSAAAPDSAPALGPAATPASAPALGPAATPASAPAPASETVQTPSTTADPPTATQSEDNPRENPENQPSVTTPVRSSASSLVDELGLLEEAASILVTGPAYENLVSEIMSMGYEREQVVSALRASYNNPDRAVEYLLMGIPAEASELPPQEPVRQSAPLNSPDPATEPPQQPPAASNTGPVSSSQPPAAGGGSVPSANPLEFLRNQPQFQQMRQIIQQNPALLPALLQQLGRDNPQLLQQITQHQERFVQMLNEPRGGDTGGEGAEAQGSPQTNYIQVTPQEKEAIERLKALGFPEGLVIQAYFACEKNENLAANFLLQQTWDDE
- the rad23ab gene encoding RAD23 homolog A, nucleotide excision repair protein b isoform X3, whose translation is MVTKPKPVPLPQETPQPTPQSAAASATASATASATASAPASATASGPAQASCVPTHTVSSTTPAPQSAHPSESPSSAPVPDDTAPASAEASVALDSAAAPDSAPALGPAATPASAPALGPAATPASAPAPASETVQTPSTTADPPTATQSEDNPRENPENQPSVTTPVRSSASSLVDELGLLEEAASILVTGPAYENLVSEIMSMGYEREQVVSALRASYNNPDRAVEYLLMGIPAEASELPPQEPVRQSAPLNSPDPATEPPQQPPAASNTGPVSSSQPPAAGGGSVPSANPLEFLRNQPQFQQMRQIIQQNPALLPALLQQLGRDNPQLLQQITQHQERFVQMLNEPRGGDTGGEGAEAQGSPQTNYIQVTPQEKEAIERLKALGFPEGLVIQAYFACEKNENLAANFLLQQTWDDE
- the rad23ab gene encoding RAD23 homolog A, nucleotide excision repair protein b isoform X2, with the protein product MLTITLKTLQQQTFKIDVDPQVTPKPVPLPQETPQPTPQSAAASATASATASATASAPASATASGPAQASCVPTHTVSSTTPAPQSAHPSESPSSAPVPDDTAPASAEASVALDSAAAPDSAPALGPAATPASAPALGPAATPASAPAPASETVQTPSTTADPPTATQSEDNPRENPENQPSVTTPVRSSASSLVDELGLLEEAASILVTGPAYENLVSEIMSMGYEREQVVSALRASYNNPDRAVEYLLMGIPAEASELPPQEPVRQSAPLNSPDPATEPPQQPPAASNTGPVSSSQPPAAGGGSVPSANPLEFLRNQPQFQQMRQIIQQNPALLPALLQQLGRDNPQLLQQITQHQERFVQMLNEPRGGDTGGEGAEAQGSPQTNYIQVTPQEKEAIERLKALGFPEGLVIQAYFACEKNENLAANFLLQQTWDDE